In Alteribacter lacisalsi, a genomic segment contains:
- a CDS encoding serine hydrolase domain-containing protein: protein MLENSPVTSCAVLISDELVFEWTKWDMSLDVPVKVNSVTKSVLSTIIGIASEKEILNLYDPVSSFFPDVSMQDHFGSITVDHLLTMSSGLEWPGNRHLYESENWLSFILERTVKENPGQEMAYIEANSHLLSVILTETAGKPCSFFAAEELFKVIGIPSRQWDTDPQGYNTGGFGLSLSPMDMLKFGRLYLQNGRWGSQQVVREDWIELAVKPHLHTVRGQQRYGRHWWVNPESERLPFFYYAAGSGGQYIFVVPEKKMVCVFTGDYGRNGGTQPFTWFTRYLLRAFD, encoded by the coding sequence TTGCTTGAGAACAGCCCGGTGACTTCCTGTGCCGTTCTGATATCGGATGAACTGGTGTTTGAGTGGACAAAGTGGGATATGAGCCTGGATGTCCCCGTAAAAGTTAACTCAGTAACAAAAAGTGTCCTGTCTACAATCATTGGTATTGCGAGTGAGAAGGAGATCCTGAACCTCTATGACCCGGTTTCTTCATTTTTTCCAGACGTTTCTATGCAGGATCACTTTGGCTCCATTACCGTGGACCATCTGCTCACAATGAGTTCCGGTCTGGAATGGCCTGGCAACCGTCATTTATATGAATCAGAAAACTGGCTTTCGTTTATTCTGGAACGGACCGTCAAAGAAAATCCGGGTCAGGAAATGGCGTACATAGAGGCAAATTCGCATTTATTAAGCGTTATTTTAACGGAAACGGCTGGTAAACCGTGCTCATTCTTTGCGGCGGAAGAACTGTTTAAGGTTATCGGCATCCCTTCACGGCAATGGGATACCGATCCCCAAGGCTATAATACTGGAGGATTTGGACTCAGTCTCTCTCCAATGGACATGCTGAAATTCGGCAGACTTTATTTGCAGAATGGAAGATGGGGAAGTCAGCAGGTCGTCCGTGAGGATTGGATTGAACTGGCAGTCAAACCTCACCTTCATACTGTGAGAGGGCAGCAGCGATATGGAAGGCATTGGTGGGTAAACCCTGAATCAGAGAGGCTCCCTTTTTTTTATTATGCTGCCGGAAGCGGCGGTCAGTATATTTTTGTGGTACCGGAGAAGAAGATGGTGTGCGTGTTTACAGGTGATTACGGCAGAAATGGGGGCACGCAGCCGTTTACCTGGTTTACACGGTATCTTTTAAGAGCTTTTGATTAG
- a CDS encoding DUF4395 domain-containing protein — MKAIPLGFVKANQTMLVFLTLSSLVFQSAVLLAVTVMIAWISLLFGPKANPAVMVYRRFVSPDPEGETEAAELARFNQSIAAVLISLGFVLHVVFQTWAAWLPVLMVTVAASAALLGYCIGCVIYFQYKKVMFKLKKKRSSA, encoded by the coding sequence ATGAAAGCAATTCCTTTAGGTTTCGTTAAAGCCAATCAGACAATGCTCGTTTTTCTTACCCTCAGTTCACTTGTATTTCAGAGTGCTGTTCTGTTAGCAGTCACTGTCATGATCGCCTGGATCTCCCTGCTGTTTGGTCCGAAAGCAAATCCGGCTGTGATGGTTTACAGGCGTTTTGTGAGTCCGGATCCGGAGGGAGAAACGGAAGCTGCTGAACTTGCCAGATTCAATCAGTCGATTGCAGCCGTTCTGATTTCACTGGGTTTTGTTCTTCATGTTGTGTTTCAAACCTGGGCTGCCTGGCTTCCGGTTCTTATGGTTACAGTTGCGGCATCTGCAGCGCTTCTTGGTTACTGCATAGGATGTGTGATTTATTTTCAGTATAAAAAGGTAATGTTTAAGCTTAAGAAGAAAAGATCTTCTGCGTGA